A region from the Salvia splendens isolate huo1 unplaced genomic scaffold, SspV2 ctg232, whole genome shotgun sequence genome encodes:
- the LOC121789411 gene encoding wall-associated receptor kinase 2-like, with protein MVCEVCVLPLAIILVLLPPQPTLSNSISRPGCPDRCGNLPIPFPFGVGSDCSLDPSFIISCDNLANSPKAYLTGFPTERPPELIEIKEFQVRINLAYLVWSCYTQTGIDWLDGGFIVNYDISEGQYTFSDGNRVIAIGCDDAVAFNGKASGRNFSGGCTAVCDSNNGSAAICPDGSDANELGSGCCQTPIPKGTTRVTLILTDLHKTWGRDRKLFNCSYAFLGEKGDIDRRLTQLNDSKSLRGESKNWYGNYTPRVVLDWRIGGESCSRAQQSRSTYVCADNSECVDFGSDADGYNCRCLQGFQGNPYLSPGCQDIDECSNHTLNPCDSNSICTNTRGSVNCTCRKGYHGDGLSNGKGCTREPPSEMIIKLLIGLACGLGFLLLLPICLWLHKELKKRENRRRKENLFQSLLLQHQTNADTFGRTKLFLAKELEKATDNFNENRILGRGGQGVVYKGMLSNGTIVAIKKLKEVDENQVEQFINEVVILSQINHRNVVKLLGCCLAFEVPLLVYEYVPNGTLFDLIHQPELPISWNMRIKIAADIAGAVAYLHFASSVPIYHRDIKSTNILMDEKYVAKVSDFGTSKFVAVDQTHLTTLVKGTFGYLDPEYFQTSQYTDKSDVYSFGVILVELLSGQRAISLDVSQEDRNLATRFLTCMEANNLDAIIDTQVSKQAKNEEVIAVARLAKRCLNITGRMRPNMKEVARELESLSTSQLSANVTHEIEEANMYEAKSVLVPNIDYTGTSGDSVASTSDAHPLMSTKF; from the exons ATGGTTTGTGAAGTCTGTGTCCTCCCTCTGGCTATAATCTTGGTCCTCCTTCCACCACAACCCACACTTTCCAATTCAATCAGCCGGCCCGGCTGCCCCGACCGGTGTGGAAATTTACCGATACCATTTCCGTTCGGAGTCGGGTCGGATTGCTCTTTAGATCCATCATTCATCATAAGTTGCGATAATCTTGCCAATTCTCCAAAAGCTTACCTCACTGGTTTTCCCACGGAACGGCCGCCGGAGCTGATTGAAATAAAGGAATTTCAAGTTCGGATTAATTTAGCCTACCTGGTTTGGTCTTGCTACACCCAAACTGGAATAGATTGGCTGGATGGAGGGTTTATAGTGAATTACGATATTAGTGAAGGTCAGTACACGTTCTCTGATGGGAACCGGGTTATTGCTATCGGCTGCGACGACGCTGTGGCCTTCAACGGAAAAGCCAGCGGCCGGAACTTCTCCGGTGGGTGCACAGCTGTTTGTGACAGCAACAATGGTTCAGCTGCGATTTGTCCAGATGGTAGTGACGCCAATGAGCTCGGTAGCGGCTGTTGCCAAACGCCTATTCCTAAAG GCACAACTAGAGTTACACTGATATTAACTGATCTACACAAAACATGGGGGCGAGACAGAAAGTTATTCAACTGCAGCTACGCGTTTCTAGGAGAAAAGGGCGACATAGATCGACGCCTCACCCAACTGAATGATTCAAAGTCATTACGAGGTGAGAGTAAGAATTGGTATGGGAATTATACGCCACGAGTGGTATTGGATTGGAGAATCGGAGGCGAGAGTTGCAGCCGCGCACAACAGAGTCGTTCAACTTACGTGTGTGCAGATAATAGCGAATGtgttgattttggttctgatgctGATGGCTACAACTGCCGCTGCTTACAAGGATTTCAAGGCAACCCTTACCTCTCCCCTGGATGTCAAG ATATTGATGAATGTTCAAATCATACACTTAACCCATGCGattcaaattcaatttgcaCAAACACTCGTGGCTCTGTTAATTGCACGTGTCGAAAAGGATATCATGGTGATGGATTGTCCAATGGTAAGGGCTGCACTCGGGAGCCACCTTCTGAAATGATCATCAAATTATTAATAG GTCTGGCATGTGGGTTAGGATTTCTGTTACTCTTGCCAATTTGTTTGTGGTTGCACAAGGAGctgaaaaagagagaaaatagaaGGCGCAAAGAAAATCTCTTCCAAAGCCTTCTCTTACAACATCAGACCAATGCTGATACATTTGGAAGAACCAAGCTTTTTCTAGCCAAGGAGCTAGAGAAAGCTACCGATAACTTCAACGAAAATCGAATTCTCGGAAGAGGAGGGCAAGGTGTAGTCTACAAAGGAATGCTTTCCAATGGTACAATTGTAGCAATCAAGAAATTGAAGGAGGTTGATGAGAATCAAGTGGAGCAATTCATAAATGAGGTTGTGATATTATCACAAATCAATCATAGGAATGTCGTCAAATTGTTGGGCTGTTGCTTGGCGTTTGAGGTTCCTCTCCTCGTATACGAGTATGTGCCTAATGGGACACTTTttgatctcattcatcaaccaGAACTTCCAATCTCATGGAACATGCGCATAAAAATTGCGGCCGATATAGCAGGTGCAGTGGCTTACTTACATTTTGCATCATCTGTCCCCATCTATCACAGAGACATCAAGTCCACCAACATCCTTATGGATGAAAAGTACGTTGCCAAAGTATCGGATTTTGGAACATCCAAATTTGTTGCAGTAGACCAAACTCACCTGACCACGCTGGTGAAAGGTACATTCGGATATTTAGACCCAGAGTATTTCCAGACGAGCCAATATACAGACAAGAGCGATGTTTATAGCTTTGGAGTAATTCTTGTCGAGCTTCTATCAGGACAACGAGCCATATCGTTAGATGTATCACAAGAAGATAGAAATCTAGCAACACGATTTCTTACATGTATGGAAGCAAACAATCTTGATGCCATAATAGATACCCAAGTTTCCAAACAAGCTAAGAATGAAGAGGTGATTGCTGTTGCAAGGCTTGCAAAAAGGTGCTTGAACATCACAGGGAGAATGAGGCCAAACATGAAGGAAGTAGCAAGAGAATTGGAAAGTTTGTCTACGTCTCAACTCTCTGCAAATGTTACACatgaaattgaagaagcaaaCATGTATGAAGCGAAGTCAGTTTTGGTTCCAAACATTGATTACACTGGGACAAGTGGTGACAGTGTCGCCTCGACATCAGATGCACATCCTCTAATGTCTACAAAATTTTGA